The DNA region GTGATGGCGTGTTTCGCACGCTGGAGTGTCGTCATGCGCGTCCCTGTCTGTGGGACTGGCATTGGGCCTGTCTGCAGCGTGATGCGGCACAGTTGGGCTTGCCGCTGCCGGACGCGTCCGTGCTGCTGGCCGAGTTGGCGCTGGTGGCTGCCGGGTTGCCGCGCGCCGTGGCCAAGATCACGCTGACGCGCGGTTCTGCCCCGCGGGGCTATGCCATTCCGGCCGATCCGGTGCCGACCCGCATCGTGGCGGCCCGTGGCTGGGGTGGCTATCCCGAGCATTGGGGCCGGGACGGGGTGGCGCTGGGCTGGAGTGAAGTCCGGCTCGGTTTGCAGCCTTTGCTGGCCGGGGTCAAGCACCTGAACCGGCTGGAGAATGTCCTGGCACGCAGCCGGATGGCGGCGGAGGTGCAGGAAGCGCTGCTGTGTGACAGCGAGGGGACGGTGGTCGAGGGAACGCAGACCAATCTGTTTGTGCGGCTGGACGGGCACTGGCTGACGCCGGCGCTGGATCGCTGCGGGGTGGCCGGGGCCGTGCGCAGCTGGATGATGGCGCAACAGCCGGTGCAGGAGGTGCGCCTGATGCCCGCGCAGCTGGCGCGTGCCGAGCTGCTGGTGTTGGGCAACAGCCTGGCGGGTCTGTGGCCGGTGGCCAGTCTGGACGGGCGGCAGTGGTCGGACTTTGCGCTGCTGCGACCGTTGCAGCAGGCGCTGGCACGGGATTCGGCGCCGCAGACGCCATGAAATCGCTTATGATGGGTGCGTGACAGGGCCTTTGTGCCCGTGTCCCGGTCGCCAGGCCGGGGAGATAAGGGGAGAGCACGTTGCGGCAAGGCATAGAGACCTTGGTGGTGGTGGGGGTGGGCCTGATCGGCGGTTCGTTCGCGCTGGCGCTGAAGCGTGCCGGTCTGGTCGGGCGGGTGATCGGTGTCGATCGTTCCGCCGATAATCTGCGGCGCGCGCTGGAGCTGGGGGTGGTGGACGAGATCAGCGATGATGTCTGTGCCGCCGCGGCCCGTGCCGATGTGCTGCTGCTGGCGACCCCGGTCGGGCAGATGGCTGCGATTCTGGCTGCAGTGGCCGGGCATTTGCGCCCCGGTACGCTGGTGACGGATGTCGGCAGTACCAAGGGCAATGTCGCCGCCATCATGCGCCAGGGGTTGCCGGATCATCTGGCCTGCTGCCTGCCGGCGCATCCGATTGCCGGTTCCGAGTTGTCGGGGGCCTCGGCCGCCCAGTACGGGCTGTATGAAAACCGTGATGTGGTGCTGACGCCGCTGGCCGAGACGGATCCGGCCACCATTGAACGGTTGTCTTCGCTCTGGCAGGCCTGCGGCGCGCGCGTCGCGGTGCTGGATGCCGAGGAGCATGACCGCATTTTTGCCGCGGTCAGTCATTTGCCGCATTTGCTGGCCTTCAGTTACGTCAATCTGGTGGCCGGGCAGGATAATGCTGCGCGTTGTCTCGATTTCGCCGCCACCGGTTTTCGCGACTTTACCCGCATTGCCGGCAGTTCACCGGAAATGTGGCGTGACGTGGCGCTGGCCAACCGGCAGGCTTTGCTGGCCGAGCTGCTGGGTTTTCGCGGCGAGCTGGATCAGTTGATCGCGCTATTGGCGAGTGAGGACGGGCCCGGGCTGGCCGAACGTTTCAGTGCGGCGCGTCAGGTACGCACCGACTGGCATCAGAAGTTTCTGCGCAAGTAGCCGGATGCCGGGGGCCTAGTCCGGCAGGCTCAGGCCCAGTTCATTGAGGATTTCGCGCGCGGCGCGGAAGGCCTCGACCGCCGCCGGTGCGCCGGCATAGACCGCGCTGTGCAGCAAGACCTCGCGAATTTCCACCAGACTGGCGCCGTTGTTCAGCGCGCCACGCACATGACCTTTCAGTTCGGTGCTGCGTCCCAGGGCGGCCAGCATGCCACAGGTGACCAGACTCCGGGTTTTCAGGTCGATGCCTTCTCTTTGCCAGGTACTGCCCCAGGCATGTTCGTTGAGCCAGTCCTGTAGCGGGCGGGAAAATCCGTCCTGCTGACTCATGGCGCGCTCGACAAATGCCTCGCCCATGACGGCGCTGCGACGGGCTTGTCCGGCCTGACGATCCTGTTCGCTCATGAGGTGCTTGCCTCGCGTGAAGTGAGTTGTTGTTGCCAGACGTCGAGTAGTCGTGCGCATTGCGCCTCGGTGCCGATACTGATGCGCAGGTATTGCTCGATGCGGGG from Paludibacterium sp. B53371 includes:
- the pabC gene encoding aminodeoxychorismate lyase, with translation MMLINGVATSQLAADDRGLAFGDGVFRTLECRHARPCLWDWHWACLQRDAAQLGLPLPDASVLLAELALVAAGLPRAVAKITLTRGSAPRGYAIPADPVPTRIVAARGWGGYPEHWGRDGVALGWSEVRLGLQPLLAGVKHLNRLENVLARSRMAAEVQEALLCDSEGTVVEGTQTNLFVRLDGHWLTPALDRCGVAGAVRSWMMAQQPVQEVRLMPAQLARAELLVLGNSLAGLWPVASLDGRQWSDFALLRPLQQALARDSAPQTP
- a CDS encoding prephenate dehydrogenase/arogenate dehydrogenase family protein, which encodes MRQGIETLVVVGVGLIGGSFALALKRAGLVGRVIGVDRSADNLRRALELGVVDEISDDVCAAAARADVLLLATPVGQMAAILAAVAGHLRPGTLVTDVGSTKGNVAAIMRQGLPDHLACCLPAHPIAGSELSGASAAQYGLYENRDVVLTPLAETDPATIERLSSLWQACGARVAVLDAEEHDRIFAAVSHLPHLLAFSYVNLVAGQDNAARCLDFAATGFRDFTRIAGSSPEMWRDVALANRQALLAELLGFRGELDQLIALLASEDGPGLAERFSAARQVRTDWHQKFLRK
- a CDS encoding carboxymuconolactone decarboxylase family protein, with the translated sequence MSEQDRQAGQARRSAVMGEAFVERAMSQQDGFSRPLQDWLNEHAWGSTWQREGIDLKTRSLVTCGMLAALGRSTELKGHVRGALNNGASLVEIREVLLHSAVYAGAPAAVEAFRAAREILNELGLSLPD